In a single window of the Anaerocolumna cellulosilytica genome:
- a CDS encoding TrkH family potassium uptake protein has product MNYRLVLNILGKVMLLEAALMIPSLIVSIIYGDGDSLAFLITILIVSLLGIAVTFIKPPKTKMFARDGFMIVTLAWIILAVFGGLPFYISGAIPSFIDCIFETMSGFTTTGSSILADVEALPRGLLFWRSFTHWFGGMGVLVFFLTLIPSMGGRTQHLLRAESPGPSPGKLVPKIKETSMILYGIYFVLTVVCTICLLFAGMPLFDSVVHALGTAGTGGFSIKNSSISYYNSPLIDIIISVFMVIFGVNFTVYFYILKRNLMEVKKNSEVKLFLLVIGLSTLLITVNITRIYGSVWEAFYQAFFQVTSLISTTGYATADYNLWPSFSKMILIGLMFVGSCAGSTSGGLKQIRLFVMLKSVKRTIKKMVHPRSVIPIRADGKLIDEEQVSGIAIFCGAYFLIMIVATVLISLDNHDFETNFSAVLTAISNVGPGFGKVGPTGNFGFYSDFSKLILSLCMLVGRLEIFPVLMMFQLNAWKKA; this is encoded by the coding sequence ATGAATTATAGGTTAGTTTTAAATATATTAGGTAAAGTTATGCTCCTGGAAGCAGCTTTAATGATTCCTTCTCTAATTGTTTCAATTATATATGGCGATGGAGATAGCTTAGCATTTTTGATTACCATATTAATAGTATCCTTACTAGGAATAGCGGTTACCTTTATTAAGCCTCCTAAAACAAAAATGTTTGCAAGAGACGGATTTATGATAGTTACTTTAGCATGGATAATACTTGCAGTGTTTGGTGGTCTTCCCTTTTACATATCCGGTGCCATCCCGTCCTTTATAGATTGTATCTTTGAGACTATGTCTGGATTTACAACTACGGGTTCTAGCATACTTGCGGATGTGGAAGCTTTACCAAGAGGCTTGTTATTTTGGAGAAGCTTCACCCACTGGTTTGGAGGTATGGGGGTATTAGTTTTCTTCCTTACACTCATTCCTTCCATGGGTGGAAGAACACAGCACTTATTAAGGGCAGAGTCACCTGGACCATCACCTGGTAAATTGGTACCTAAAATAAAAGAAACCTCCATGATATTGTATGGAATTTATTTTGTATTAACTGTAGTGTGTACTATTTGTCTGCTGTTTGCAGGAATGCCTTTATTTGATTCGGTAGTACATGCGCTGGGTACGGCAGGAACAGGTGGTTTTAGTATTAAAAATAGCAGCATTTCGTATTATAACAGCCCCTTAATTGACATTATAATTTCGGTGTTTATGGTTATATTTGGTGTTAATTTTACTGTATATTTCTATATTCTAAAGCGCAATTTAATGGAGGTTAAGAAAAACAGTGAAGTGAAACTATTTCTTCTTGTTATTGGGTTATCTACTTTGCTAATAACCGTCAACATTACAAGAATTTACGGTTCTGTTTGGGAAGCATTTTATCAAGCATTTTTCCAAGTGACGTCATTGATATCAACAACAGGCTATGCCACTGCAGACTATAATTTGTGGCCTTCCTTTAGCAAAATGATATTAATTGGATTAATGTTTGTTGGTAGTTGTGCCGGCTCTACTTCCGGAGGATTAAAACAAATCCGTCTGTTTGTCATGTTGAAATCGGTTAAGCGGACTATAAAAAAAATGGTTCATCCAAGGTCGGTTATACCTATCAGGGCAGATGGAAAACTGATAGACGAGGAACAGGTATCAGGTATAGCTATTTTTTGTGGAGCTTATTTCTTAATTATGATTGTAGCAACGGTTTTGATATCTTTAGACAATCATGACTTTGAGACAAACTTTAGTGCAGTATTGACAGCTATCAGCAATGTAGGCCCGGGGTTTGGAAAGGTAGGACCAACGGGAAATTTTGGATTTTATTCGGACTTTAGTAAATTAATTCTTTCTTTATGTATGTTGGTTGGCAGATTGGAGATTTTTCCGGTATTGATGATGTTTCAGTTAAATGCATGGAAGAAAGCTTAA